Part of the Arsenicicoccus sp. oral taxon 190 genome, CCGCCGGGCCCACCGTCAGCCGGACGGTTCTGCAGCCGGCGCCGACGACCACGACGCCGTCCCCGGACCCCTCCCGCACCACCCGGGCCCCGCGCCCGACGACCACCACCGAGCGGTCGCCGCAGCGGTCGCAGCCGCCCGCGAGCCCCACGGCCACGGACACCGGCAGCGCCTCGCCCTCCGCCACGCCGACGGACCTCCCGAGCCCGTCGACGGCCGGGACCGCGGCGCCGGGGTCGACCTTCGACACGCCCTTCGGCGCGGTGGCGTTCCCGACCGGCGCCAGCGTCAAGATCGCGGGCACCCGGGCCGGGGACCGCTACCTGGCGCTCGTGGGGTCCCACGACTCCACGACCGACTCCGCCCCGCCCAACCAGGCGCGGCTGCTCAGCGTGGCGAGCGACGGGTCCGCGATCGTGCTCGCGTCGGCCGGCAACGGGTCGGCCCGCAGCTTTGCGACCAGCCCCAACGGCCGCTTCGTGGTCGTGGCGATCCACGACGACGGCGGCGAGCGGCTCGAGGCCTACCGCGTGGGCGAGCTAGGCACGCGCGCGTCCTACATCGTGCCCGCGGAGTGGCGGGGCGAGATCGTCGGCTGGGCCACCGAGGGCGTGACCCTGCGGGGCACCCAGGCACCGCACGAGCTCGTCTGGCAGATGGACTCCGGGCGGGTCACGGTGCGCACCGACCCCACGGCGGCGCCGACCACGCTGGTCACCGGGCGCTAGGTTGGCCGGGACGACCGTGCCGGTCGTCCGTCGCCCGGGGAGGAGCGGATCGTATGCCGAAGGACGTGGTCACCCTCGCCGACGGCGCCCGGCTGGCCGTATGGCGCACGGGTGCCGGCGCGCCGGTGCTGCTGCTGCCGGGGATGAGCCAGGACCACCGCCTGTGGGACCGCCTCGTCGCGGCGCTCGACGGTCGCGTCGAGACCCTGGCGATCGACCAGCGCGGCACCGGTGACAGCGACGACATGTCCCGGCGGGAGCCGCCGACCATGGGCAGCTTCGCCGACGACGCGGCCTACCTGCTCGAGCAGCTCGGCGTGCCGCGGGCGCACGTGGTGGGCCACTCGATGGGTGGCCGCATCGCGCAGTGGCTCGCCATCAACCACCCGGGCCGGGTGAGCAGCCTCACGCTGCTGTGCACCTCGCCGGGGGAGCGCCACGGCGAGCCCCGCTCGGGCGACGTCGACGCCGCCATCGCCCGCTGCGACCCGGTGGAGATGGCGCTGCTCAACCACACCCCCTCCTGGCTCGGGGCGCACGGCGAGGTGGTGGAGGCCGTGGCGCAGGCGACGACGACGCGCTCGGCGCAGCGCGGGCTGCACTTCCGCGCCTCCCACGGGCACGACTCCTGGGGCTCGCTGGGCCGGATCACCGCGCCGACGGTCGTGCTGCACGGCGACGCCGACCTGGTCAACCCGCTGCGCAACGGCCAGCTGCTCGCGCAGCGGATCCCCGGGGCCGAGCTGCTGGTGCTGCCCGGGGCCCGGCACGGCCTGCCCGTCGAGCACGCGGCCGAGGTCGCCGAGGTGGTGCTGCGCCAGGTCGCGGCTCAGAAGTAGTCGCGCACCTGCACCGCCCG contains:
- a CDS encoding alpha/beta fold hydrolase, producing MPKDVVTLADGARLAVWRTGAGAPVLLLPGMSQDHRLWDRLVAALDGRVETLAIDQRGTGDSDDMSRREPPTMGSFADDAAYLLEQLGVPRAHVVGHSMGGRIAQWLAINHPGRVSSLTLLCTSPGERHGEPRSGDVDAAIARCDPVEMALLNHTPSWLGAHGEVVEAVAQATTTRSAQRGLHFRASHGHDSWGSLGRITAPTVVLHGDADLVNPLRNGQLLAQRIPGAELLVLPGARHGLPVEHAAEVAEVVLRQVAAQK